AAAGAGGGTTGGTTCGAACTGGAGTTCAAGCTCTTAACTTTAGGTCAAGATATGCACACTAGTACAGTACTCAAACCAATTAGTCTTGGTTATCtttgtagttttttagccttgccACTTGTGACACTGTATAGTATCTGAACTGGAAAACGTTCTACCTGCGATAGGTTGGAGTGTACAGCTAACATCTTGAAACATTAGCATATGGTACTGCACTGAGTTTGTCTCGTCGAGGCCTTAACCGTGACTCCGTAAGGCAAAAGCTAGATGTTGTGAGGGAGCACCTTGCAGGAGAAAATGCATTGTGATTTTCATTGTTTGGCACCACCGACAGAATAAATTTGCTGGATGTTGCCTCTTGCGTTTAGCCTTGACATAGATTTGCTGAGGGATAACAAGAAAAGCTTTGTTCCAATTGGTTACAATCATATCAacattaaaaatgaaaaaaactgaAGTCCTGCCTTAAAAACATGTGCTGCGGTTGACCTTAAATAAAGTTGCAAAGGATGTAAAACAGCTTCAAGAAAACGTGTACTGCATCATATGTTTGCACATCTTTTTAGAAATTGCTATGCATACGACTCAATCTAAAGTGGGACTGCATTATTTTCCCCTTTGCAGTTTTGCGACTCAATCTAAAGTGGGACTGCATCATTTTCCCCTTTGCAGTTTTGCAGTCCGTCTGTCTCAtatctttttatctttattctCTATATTTCACTGGATGAAGGCAATGTGGTTTAACATCTCATTACCTTTTCTCCTGTCAGCAGCCGATGAACCGATCTTTTAAACAACATTTTTCCTATTCTTAAAGAGTTACCATGAGGTATCATTGTTTtctaatttggtaccttctagtacctaaggtaccaagaggtgcCAAATTTTATGGTATCTTCTAATACCTAAGTACCAAGAGGtgccaaattttacatataaaacagtAGTATTTCATGGTACGTACTCAGGATAGGAAAAAAACTCTTTAAACAATATGCAAACAATCATATTCCACGAAACACAACAAATAGATGTATGACCCATTTCCTGGCCTCCATTGCTCTCCCTAGCCGCTCCCTGCCAGGGTTTTCCAAAACACCGGTTACCGCTAGGGTACGATAAGGACAACCACACACTAACCGTACTAAATTcaagcaaaaatttaaaaacaatctGAAttcttgataaattttatacgaTTTGCCGTGATTACCAAATGGTTAGTGGTTACTACGGGTCAGTGTGCGATAACATGTGCGAGGCAGTAAGAGAACCCGTGCTCCATGGCAGCAACTTCGTTGCAAAAGAATCTAGGATATTTGTTCATCCCACAGGGACGCAGCATCACAAAAAAAGGCACTCCCGGGACCCtgcatggctgcatgcatgtcaCTGTGGATATTTGGAGATTTTGCGTCGATCCGTCCCGTCGTCGACGCCAGAGAGTTTTCCACGACAAAAACGGGCGCCGCGACGTCTCCACCGTGCCATCCGCCAGATTTTTCGCACGCCGGGACGGACACGGACGAAAGCAAagtacgtttttttttccccaacgGATGGCACgcaggggagaaaaaaaaaaagaaagaactcTCAGCAAAATTTCTGCTACTATTAACCGACAGCGACCTGCCCGTGGTTCTCCGCCAAGCCGCCGGCGTTATCGTCTCCCGCCGAGAACCGCGTCGGACGTTATCCGGCGTGCCAGCCACGGGGaccctcttcttctcccaACGGCTGACGGGTCGTTCTCCCAATAGTCgtgtaattttatttgtatttttggtagtatatatttttcttgccACATAATTTGGCACgcgaaattatttttcagcacGCGGCGACAATGGGGAACCAATGGAGGTTGAGTCCACAATGTGATCTCGTTTTCGTGCCGCGTCTTTTTGTGAGGCTTTTTTGCGCCGATGGAGTCGCTTTTTGGTTTTCCATCCACGTACcattttattctcttttttccaAGTGATTACCGTTTTTCGTTTTCAGACTGAAATTTCGTAGATAGTGACAAATTCAGTTTTTGGTGAGTGTGGAGATAAAATTTGCCAAATGTTTTTTAGAGGTTTTTATTGGTACGAATTTTGCTTTCTCGGAGGAGCTAACACGTGGTGAAACGTGGATGGTTGGGAGAAAACTACTGGCCAGAAACTGAGATGCCAGGTAGGATCAAATAGACTCGTGGGTAACACGAGGATAGGAGCCGTCAGTGCCACCTAAGGGAAAAGGTGTTAAATATGTCAGCCACGTCATCCAATAACCCTTATCCACTTCAATTTTTTCTCCTATGGGATGGTTTGGTTTGGATTAGAGCTAGCCATTGAAGTCTATTCAGATTTATATCCTtgcaaaatgaaaaagaaagataataaAGAAACATGTGAGATGTCCAATTTGATTCTGgctttcaaaataaaatttgtccTCTTTTTTTGAGAGACTTCAAAAGGCACTCCCACTGTTATTTTAATTACCATGCTAGTTCTAGAATAACCATGATGATAATTAAAGTGCTAATGGAAAAAAAGTGACAATGTTGGGATCCCTTCATGCTGCTCTGAATCACTTGGCTGGAAATGCTTCCTATTGTGATGGGTCATGGGTGTCTGAAACAAACTCAAGCATTGCAATCATGACACTGACGCCCAAAATGATTGATTCATTAAAGACAACACAATTAATAAGCAACTAAGTACATTTTTTCTCCATAGGTGATGCACCACATCTTAATTTAAGATGATTCGGTAGTACTGAAAAACAGAGATACAATTTGCGTGCATATACTGATTAATGAATTGCCATGTGATCACCTGGATGATCAGTTTCCTGTCTAGATCTTGAGAGTGCTGAAGGGACAAGGACTAGCACTAACATCAAGAGATTTGTCAACTGTTACACCAAGTAAGTAGGGGTCAAAATCTCttaccaaaatattaaaaaaaaggttgaaaaGCAAATTGGCCTGCATGCATGTCATAGTATTATGCATTTTTGCAGTGGGGGTGTTAATTAAGAGAGATGCTTCGAGGCTAATTAACCGgctctttttttctcaccaCGCAACCGGTGAATGAGCACTTCATTGTGAAACGAATCGATCGACGCTTAACCATGTCGCGCGTGGAAAATACTTTGTGGTCATTGATAGTTTAAATCAATAAAATGTTCAGGTTGCATGCCATAGTCCCCATGAAGAAAAACAGACAATTCTACTGCAGAACATGGTTCTTAAAATGGATATTTTCGGACCCTTTTCTGTTAAGCAACTATCTAAAGCATATATAGTGTTATGCATGCTCTTAGATAAGCGGGTCTAGGAGAAAATAATACCGAGGGTTAAAACCTACCTATTTAATCTCGGATAGAGTTTCAGTCCTCCTTTTCATGGACCTTCTTTCCATAAACTTATAGTGACTATTTTTAGGGGCTCAATGGGTACATGGACCTATAGTTGGTAGTGGAGGCTCGGGATACTTCCACCCCATGGTAAATTCGTCACTACTTAGGAATCAACCTAATCAACAACATAAGTCATGACCATGTGGCTAGAAAAGGTTATGGTACATGTTAttgctattaaaaatataatccaaTAAAGGAGAACTAATTTCAAGGACgtttcccaaaatgacattgATTTAAAAGGAAAGATTCTCATAAAGTAGGATTCTAGTTCACTATCAACATAAACAAATTAGCAACAAAGAAAGTGCCAGAtcatcatatttattatttaaaatgtttgtTTGTAACCCTTACCTTTTTTAGAAATCTATACTCATTTAAAAGAAGTAGGGATGATGacaattaatttgtcatcCCACTTAttcttattataatttttaaaaaatatccctTAAGTTTCTTAATGTTAAACACAACCAAATCTAAATGGATAACCacatataaaactaatttaggttgaatatttttatagcaaaAAGGTGTATAACATATTTCATagaaaacatgtttttctttgtttttgataatattataatataattccTTTTATTCATAGCAAACCATAGTAATTCAActagtttaaatataaaaatatatagaaatttgttCAGGTTTGTCAGTTACTGTGAAATTCCTATATTCCAAATAAGATATACTCTCactatttcataatgtaagatgtttgatttttttgtttgctatgtttaatcatttgtcttattcaaaaaattatggaaatattatttattttgcttgttacttactttttttatcgaaagaattttaagcacgacttatcattttttatatatatactaatttttttaataagacgaatgatcaaacgttgtaactaaaaagttaaatataaacggaggtagtaaccACAAAGAGAAAATAGTTTGAGATTTCCCTTTGTAAATTGATTGGTTGTAAATACCTTCCCTCGTATTCACTTTGGTTTAACATAGCCCCATATTATCATAACTCACGTATTCGCATGGCCGTACATAGACCCTGCCATGGACTCCTATGAATATAAATAGCCCAAGAGGAATCGTGGTTGTCATCTATACTAACTAGGCTCAACAGAATGGCCTATTGTGTTTGTCTTACTGGGTTTTCTCGAGCAAATTTAAGGGTGGTAAGATGAGCTTGATGTGATTACTGAGAAGGAAGATGTGCTTAAGGCCATATGTATAGCGGATCATGCATAACTTTAATTAACTACATCTCATGCTCTCACTTAGGTCACGTTCGGGCCGTTCGGCATGAGAGGAAGGAGGTCTAGTTATCCGACATAGAAATTATAGTAGTAGATCAGtatattgttaattaattattaattaaaaaaatataagatagattaatatgatttttttaataatttttctatacaaaagttttataaaaattacaccgtttaacagtttgagaaGCGTACgtacgaaaaacgagagaatcatGGGTTAGGAAGGGGCGAGCCGAACGACTTAATTGAAATTGCAATCTTTATAGCCACATTAACTATAATATACACTAGGGCTGCGTCGGTATAAGATAGCTTATctgacatgaaaaatataataataattaatacatgattaattaattattaattataaaaattgaaaaatagattaatatgatctttaaaccaatttttctatagaatctttttgcaaaaaatacactgtttagtagTTCTAGAAGCACGCACGCGGAAATCGAGAGAATCTGGATAAATAGTTGGAGGTGCCGAACGCGGTCAGGTACTTGTAACAAATCAATCAATCTTTACCAAGCAATCTCcactcttttttataaaaaagtagcGGTGAATTCGTGATAATAGGTAATGATGAGTCTGGTACTTACCCATCACCACCCACTCTCTCATGTTTtctttaaatagaaaataattaacacttataattcaaatcattttattaactctaGTTTATAAGATgttaatagtatttttttaaataaaatcctATTGTAATGCATGTGTAATATGCTAGCATagataaaaatctcaaaattgaCACGTGGGTTTTCCCCCATTTTACAATTTCCCGCCAAATAAAACCAATTTACCACAACGACATCCTTCATGCATGCCGTACATCCTGTCATCCACTACGCTTGAAGTATTCTCCAACGTAgaaaaagaaaccaaaaaaagaaaaaagaaaagaagcgGTGGCTGACGAACCAGTAAAACTTTGCAGCACAAGAGTGACGTGTCCACCCGCACCACGTGAAGATTTTTCTCCCTACCGACCTTATCCGATCCAGGCTCCACCCGAACCCACCACCGAccggtgggtcccacgtgACAGCCTCCAACCAACGGCTCCCTTTCTGTCCCCACACCTCTCGGTCGGGACGCGTGGCCTCCTCCCGCCCGACCGATCCGCATCGCACGGTGGATCTGCCTCCGGTTAAAAATATCGGGCCGGGTTATTTTTGGTTGGATTAAAacgcggcgcacggcgtcgGGTCGGTCGGTGGGCGGTGCAGCGAACCCACGTGACGGCACCGGGTGCGCCTCCCCATACGGGGAAAAATCTACCTAACCGTCACAGACAGGTGGGCCATACCGCGGCCCACATCGTGGTGGGACCCGCGTGCCGGTGTATGTAACTTGAGGTCGGGTAGAAATGGGCCGGTGCGTATTGCTCCATCGGTGACGGATGCGGACTAGAAAATTGGTTTTTCTCCGACACGCTTTCGggttcctttctttttttgctgaCGATCCACAGCTCTCCCGCACGAGCTGTTTTCTTCCTTGAGCTAGTCTTTAATGCCTTGGTGCGTAATGACGGAAATAACCTCCGTATACTTACACACGCTGCCTTTCTTTGGGTGCCCAGTTTTGACTTTTCTCGTTTAGGCCATGGCACGTTCTGTATTTGAAGAAGCCATTTTATTCAAAGAACTAAAAGCTTCTGTCCATTGAGACCTTTCAGAAaaaactttttcaaaaaatatcacatcaaaattcTGGACACTTAAagagagcattaaatatagacgaaaataaaactaattgtacggttatggaaaaaatcgtgagacgaatctttggaGTCTAATTAGCggatgattagtcataagtgcttcagtaaccaacatgtgctgatgacggattaattaggctcaaaagatttgtctcgcagtttccaggCGAaccgtgaaatttattttttcatttgtgtccgaaaactctttCGGACATCtagtcaaacgttcgacgtgaccttttaccaaaattttttgacaaataaacaaggcctaacttTGTGGAGATAGAAATCACTTTAACTATGGAAATCAAAACCATTTAGTTTTAACACACCTATACAACAAGAAGTAAATGATGACATAAACAGGACTACAAAGAAAAACATCCCCTATTCTcccttttaaaatataaacatttttaagatATTAAATCTGGtactaaaattgtatttatcatGTAAATCAATTCATATCAATTTCCTGCgtatttaatactttttatatttaaattagattcatatgtgtgccaataaatctaaatataatatatatatatatataaacatatatcaatatacattgatatatagataactatagataaactcagaaaatcttatattatgaaatagatgAGTAAATTCCTATTTTTACCACTACATACTCTCTCATctttctcaaccttaatctcttctaaataacatataaatactTCTATTTTATAACTACAAACATTTGAGCTAGGTCTAATAAACAGGCTAACAAGTTCCTTGTCAAACAGCTACAAATTTGTCACGTCTATAATTAATGCGTACACTCTGCGAGCCTAAAATTAAACTCGCccaggaaaacaaaaaaaaacgagtCACGTTCCCACACTTGCACGAGCACGACCGTAATTTCACCCTCCCAAAAACCCAAAGAATCCCCAAATTTAGGccagagaggagaaaaataaaaaagcaaaaagagagggaaaacattgaaaaataaaagcgAAGATGCACTTTAAAACCAGGTGGGCCCAGCTTGGCGCCCACCGAACCGTGCTCTATAAAAAGGCCGCCCCCCTCGCCCTCACCCCACCCACCTTAACCGCATCGCATCGAACCCCCTAAACTTTGCAGAAACACCCCTCGCCGACCCCCATATTTACGTAGCGCTCCgtgtttggagaaatttttgGAGCGGGGTTCTTTTGCGGGGAGGCCCCTGGTAAGTTTGCGATTATCGCGTCGGTGCCCTTCGCCGGAGCTGTGCCCCGTATGAATGGTCAAACCCCGAtggggctcgccgccgccgccgcagccgcagtgaggccctgccgccgccggctgctgtcgtccgccacggcggcggcggcggcgggggtgggggCGGGGGCTGGGGTGGGCGGGATGGCGACCCCGCTGTTCCCGAGATGCCCCCACCCGCACCACCACCcgcacggccgccgcctcccgttcctcgcgtcggcggcgtcgcagGCGTCGCAGCAGTCCGGGcaggccgcctcgccgccgccggcgggcccTGTGACGGGCgacccccgcgccgccgtctccgggAACCTCCCGTTCTTCGACCGCGTCCTCTTCCCGGACGCGTTCCCGCTCGagacgccgcccgccgcgaaggaggaggatgacgcctcggcgtcggcggcgaaggcggctgATGAGGAGCTGGCGTCGGCCCTCAGGGCGAGGGAGGAAACGGAGACGGAGCGGGAGGCGTGGAGGCTGCTGAGGAGGGCGGTGGTGAGCTACTGCGGCGCGCCGGTggggacggtggcggcggaggatccCGAGTGCACGGAGACGCTCAACTACGACCAGGTCTTCATCCGGGACTTCGTGCCCTCGGCGCTCGCCTTCCTCATGCGCGGCGAGACCGAGATCGTGCGCAACTTCCTCCTCCACACCCTGCAGCTGCAGGTGAGCCGTCTGGCCAATTCGGATCCTGATCCTGTTTCAATTTCGAATTCGAAAGCAACTACCAAACTGTGGATGGTGGGTACTGCTAATTACGTGCACGTTAGGCTTTCCTGCTAGCTGGGGAGGAAAAATACAGAATTTTGCATGGTTAGGGATTAAGAGATATATATGAGAATTTTACTACCGCTTTGGGTCTTTCAGTATCATATTTTAGATTGAATTTGCTTGCTAGATGTGGTTGTTTAGTCCTATATGACCAATTTGTATTCTATATGGCTTTGAGTTCTGTGGGGGGAGATAGAGATAAGGTTTCCCTTTGGCAGACTAAAATGTCTCTTTCTCACATAGTCTGATGAAGTAGACAGCCTATGTAATCTATGGAAGTAGCTGATTTTCTCGTCGAATTTTGATTGTTGGCATTTTGTACTCCATTCAAATAATGAGTGGTGTGATGGAATTGAATTGCTACTGATTCATTTGTCAAAAAATGATgaattgctacagtaatcaatacTGCTAGTGGTGAATGACAAAAACTTGATTCCCTTATCTGGCAGCTGAATTTGTCATAAATTTCCAGTCACAAGTGACACTAGCATTTAACTTAAGGATACATAAACCTGTCTTATTCATAGTTGTTTTGAGCTTAGTTTTCTTATAGTCTTGTCCTCTTGTTATCTGCCAGAGTTGGGAGAAAACCGTTGACTGTTACAGCCCTGGGCAAGGCTTGATGCCAGCTAGCTTTAAAATTAGGGCTGTGCCTCTTGATGACAATAATGAAGCATTTGAGGAGGTTTTGGACCCTGACTTTGGAGAGTCAGCTATTGGACGTGTAGCTCCTGTGGATTCAGGTAATTAACTCCCTCTTGTGATTGTTTATCAACCAtggcaatttttttctatgtagttttttaaccaaaataattttgcagGACTTTGGTGGATTATTTTGCTGAGAGCATACTGCAAGATTACAGGGGACTATGCACTGCAGGAAAGAGTAGATGTGCAAACTGGCATTAAACTTATCTTAAGCTTGTGTTTGTCTGATGGGTTCGATATGTTCCCAACTTTACTGGTCACAGACGGATCATGCATGATAGACAGGAGAATGGGAATACATGGGCACCCACTTGAGATTCAAGTAAGTTGTTTTTTAGTAGAAATTATTACAGAATGATCTTTCTGAACTACTATTGTTTATCATGTGTTCAGCCTACCTGTAGAAAATGAGttattaataaatacaatGTGTTATCACTATTAGGATAAAATACTATAACATGAAGGAGCCAGCATGTTGTTAGACACAATAttgatttgaaatattaaaatttctgTGCTGCTACTTTGAAGCTAGATTCAAAAGAACGTCTGTACTGACAATTGTATCTGCTTTTCAGGCTTTGTTCTACTCTGCTCTACGGTGCTCACGGGAAATGCTTGTTCTGAATGATGGATCGAAAAATCTCCTTCGTGCCATTAACAACAGGCTCAGTGCGTTATCTTTTCACATCAGGGAATACTACTGGGTTGAcatgaaaaagataaatgagATATACAGATACAAAACAGAAGAATACTCCCATGATGCAACAAACAAATTCAACATTTATCCCGAGCAAATCCCTTCTTGGCTTGTTGACTGGATTCCTGAGAAAGGTGGTTATCTCATTGGGAACCTGCAGCCAGCTCACATGGATTTCAGGTTCTTCTCTCTCGGTAACCTTTGGGCTATAGCTTCGTCACTAACTACTCCAAAACAAGCTGAGGGCATACTTAGCCTTATTGAAGAGAAATGGGATGATCTTGTAGCAAACATGCCCCTCAAGATATGTTACCCTGCAATGGAAGACGATGAATGGCGCATTATTACTGGCAGTGATCCTAAGAACACGTAAGGATTCTTGAACTGATCtaaattgttattttcatgACCTCTGTTCAAACAGCTGACTTTCTTATAATGATAAGTGCATGTAAATGAATGACTTGCCCAGTGAACATATTTAGTATGCCAcagcataaaatttataatcatttgctattatattataatttttttagcacaACAAACACATAAATAAGCAAAATCCAAGATCTGAAAACCTCTTATTTTTTCCAAACATCAGCATATGCTCTGCTGCACCCAAACCTTTTATGAGCAACTTAGTTTATTCTGATATTGTTTTTGATGCTATGCATTCCTTTGTCATTTCCCATTGTGTTGACATCTAATCATTTGTTAACGTGCAGCCCATGGTCATATCATAATGGTGGATCTTGGCCAACTCTGCTGTGGCAGGTACAGAGATATTAACACACTGCTTACAATTTTTACCCATTTTATGACTACGAATCATCCCTGATCAGTGTATTTCATTTCTATACAGTTCACATTGGCCTGCATCAAAATGGGAAGACCAGAGTTGGCCCGACGAGCCATTGCTGTGGCTGAGGAGAGGCTCACAGCTGACAAGTGGCCGGAATACTATGACACCCGGTCTGGAAGGTTCATTGGGAAGCAATCCCGATCATATCAGACCTGGACCATTGCTGGTTTTCTGACCTCCAAGATGCTATTGGAAAACCCTGAGCTGGCCTCTATTCTGACCTGTGATGAGGACCTTGAGCTGCTTGAAGGCTGTGCGTGCTGCCTTTCTAAGAAGAGAACTAGATGCTCACGCCGTGCAGCCAAGTCCCATGTCGTTGAGTAAAACTGCAGAGTCCGTTTTATTAATGCTACTCTGCAGGCATAAGTATACTACCTGTCGACAATTAACTGAGAACGGACACACTATAGCCATGTACATTAGTATAGATTTACATTAGATATCCATCCATTCATTTTCCTCAATGTGCGCTCATTCGTTTTTGCTGAGCTGCCATTGATGGGATTGGAACTACCCTGGGTGATACCGGTGGTCGATGAGAGCAACACTGATTCAGGTCTCTGGCTCTCATGTACACAGGAAATTGAGATTTGTTGTTGTGTTCGGTCCACCAGCAGCTCCTAATTCGGGAGTGCTGCGAAGCCCTAACCATTGTATCCATTGTCAGTATTTAAGCTGTATCTTGCTTGTATCATTGGCAAACTAAACCAAGACACCATTTTCATGTTGTCTTCATGAACTATAATAATGCTATGAATTCTATGATTATCAATTATGTTCTGTTTGGATGTTGAGAGCTGAGACGCTGGAactgtgaaatttttttttttaattatgccCCTATCTTTGCGTTGCAATCTTGCATATACGCAAGACTCGCTTGGTTACCATGTTGCCTCGTAGGTGGTCCTGTCTTGAACTTGTCAGGTTGCTTTGGCAGATCGTTTCACATGCGTAATTCAACTTTgctgtttggtttgttttgtcAATGTTGGGAAATCTGGAAGAACAGTCAATGAAACACGGGCGTATGGATTGGAAAGCCGGACATTTTGTGTTGAATCGTGAACTGGGATAGCCTACAAGAGTTTTATAGACGAGAGGTTGAACAACTGCAAATCGTCGTTTGAACTATAAATCTGTACAAATTTATTCCTGTATGCCGTATGAAAGGTTGAGAACTTCAGGATCTCCAAATGTATTGTTCTGAATGCAAAGTCTATAGACATGATCCGCATGAAACAGAATCCTTCTACTCAAGTCATGTGGTCATACTGTTATTGATATATAGGTCTTCTACTCAAGTCATGTGGTCTTACTGTTATTGATATATAAGTCTATAGTAACGGGATCCACATGTCGGTAACTCTAACTCTAAGGCCGCGTTTAGCTtaaggggtaagttaacttattcctgacacagaaaaaatagtaatagattagtatagaattaattaattattaaaaaatataaaataaattaatatgattttttaaaacaacttttctatagaaaacttttgcaaaaaatacaccgtttagcactTCGGGAAACAGAAAATGTGctcgcgaaaaacgaggggtaagttaacttaccgggGGCAAAGAACGTAGCCTAAGTCAGAATATATGCTCGATCCACGTGACATGGCAGAGTGGCCAGAAATATTTAGAATTATTGactctatcttttcgcttctgcttacaagtcaaaatttgaatatcaatcttaaatttggagtcaaatttgagatttgttttcatcatagttatttttcagtcttataatttagattttagatcCCTCAAAATacgtatgtaaaaattttatttacaaattatttttcatttacagaTATGTTGTCACCCTCTGTGTTAGGTCGATTGGAAGATATACCAAGCTatcaaggaaagaaaaaagatctaCCAAGAAAGATCACAAGTCTGCTATCAGG
This is a stretch of genomic DNA from Oryza brachyantha chromosome 1, ObraRS2, whole genome shotgun sequence. It encodes these proteins:
- the LOC102710080 gene encoding neutral/alkaline invertase 1, mitochondrial-like, coding for MNGQTPMGLAAAAAAAVRPCRRRLLSSATAAAAAGVGAGAGVGGMATPLFPRCPHPHHHPHGRRLPFLASAASQASQQSGQAASPPPAGPVTGDPRAAVSGNLPFFDRVLFPDAFPLETPPAAKEEDDASASAAKAADEELASALRAREETETEREAWRLLRRAVVSYCGAPVGTVAAEDPECTETLNYDQVFIRDFVPSALAFLMRGETEIVRNFLLHTLQLQSWEKTVDCYSPGQGLMPASFKIRAVPLDDNNEAFEEVLDPDFGESAIGRVAPVDSGLWWIILLRAYCKITGDYALQERVDVQTGIKLILSLCLSDGFDMFPTLLVTDGSCMIDRRMGIHGHPLEIQALFYSALRCSREMLVLNDGSKNLLRAINNRLSALSFHIREYYWVDMKKINEIYRYKTEEYSHDATNKFNIYPEQIPSWLVDWIPEKGGYLIGNLQPAHMDFRFFSLGNLWAIASSLTTPKQAEGILSLIEEKWDDLVANMPLKICYPAMEDDEWRIITGSDPKNTPWSYHNGGSWPTLLWQFTLACIKMGRPELARRAIAVAEERLTADKWPEYYDTRSGRFIGKQSRSYQTWTIAGFLTSKMLLENPELASILTCDEDLELLEGCACCLSKKRTRCSRRAAKSHVVE